From the genome of Thermogutta terrifontis, one region includes:
- a CDS encoding ammonium transporter produces MIRTVCALVLAVASWFCLCVDRPLMAEIAEGDRPFQSLSVDERLEILAQSSLARDDEGKITSANLRGEVDLLWMCIAAFLVFAMQAGFACVEIGFTRAKNAANILMKNLLDFCVGSLLFWAVGFGLMFGKSNGLFGTSHFFFHGEKSYDWGFLIFQTVFCATAATIVSGAVAERIHFHAYLIYSAVISALTYPIFGSWVWGAAYQGTSWLGNMGFHDFAGSTVVHSIGGWAALAGALVLGPRLGKYRAGRIVPIPGHNIPLAGLGVFILWLGWFGFNPGSTLSIGGGHFAYVAVTTNLAASAGAIGALIVSWLWFKKPDPSFALNGALAGLVAITAGCDVIPASYSVLTGAVAGGLVVISAVLLDRAGLDDPVGAVSVHGVCGAWGTLAVGLFATEGGLLTTGEVHSLLVQLLGILVAFLWSFLTSLALFLGIKYTVGLRVDRETELRGLDITEHGLFAYPEQFVIETGPTEVVGNLGK; encoded by the coding sequence GTGATTCGAACAGTCTGTGCGCTTGTTCTGGCAGTGGCCAGTTGGTTTTGTCTGTGCGTTGATCGCCCGTTGATGGCGGAGATAGCTGAGGGGGACAGGCCGTTCCAGTCCCTCTCGGTGGATGAGCGGTTGGAAATCCTGGCCCAATCATCCCTTGCCCGCGACGACGAGGGGAAGATCACCTCCGCGAACCTTCGTGGAGAAGTAGACCTTTTGTGGATGTGCATTGCGGCTTTTCTGGTGTTTGCCATGCAGGCCGGTTTTGCCTGTGTGGAAATCGGCTTCACTCGGGCAAAGAATGCAGCCAATATCCTAATGAAGAATTTGCTCGATTTCTGTGTGGGGAGTTTGCTGTTTTGGGCTGTCGGTTTCGGCCTGATGTTCGGGAAAAGTAATGGATTGTTCGGCACTTCGCACTTCTTTTTCCATGGGGAGAAGAGTTACGACTGGGGGTTTCTCATTTTCCAAACGGTGTTCTGCGCGACAGCCGCCACTATTGTGAGTGGTGCCGTGGCGGAACGGATCCATTTTCACGCTTATCTCATCTATTCCGCAGTCATCAGTGCCCTGACGTATCCAATTTTTGGAAGCTGGGTCTGGGGAGCGGCTTATCAGGGGACGAGTTGGCTGGGGAACATGGGATTTCACGATTTTGCTGGCTCCACAGTGGTGCACTCGATTGGTGGTTGGGCCGCCCTGGCTGGAGCCCTGGTGCTTGGGCCGCGGCTCGGAAAATACAGGGCAGGACGAATTGTTCCGATTCCTGGTCACAACATTCCGCTGGCCGGGCTGGGGGTCTTTATTCTCTGGCTGGGATGGTTCGGATTTAATCCGGGGAGCACGCTGAGCATTGGCGGCGGGCATTTTGCTTACGTGGCCGTCACCACGAATCTCGCCGCTTCGGCAGGAGCTATCGGTGCACTGATTGTCTCGTGGTTGTGGTTTAAAAAGCCAGATCCGTCTTTCGCGTTAAACGGCGCGCTGGCGGGACTGGTGGCGATCACGGCAGGTTGCGACGTCATCCCAGCGTCGTATTCAGTTCTCACGGGAGCGGTGGCGGGAGGCCTCGTCGTGATTTCTGCGGTCCTCCTCGACCGAGCAGGGCTCGATGACCCTGTAGGCGCGGTCTCTGTTCACGGGGTGTGCGGGGCGTGGGGGACACTGGCGGTCGGGCTCTTTGCGACAGAAGGTGGCCTCCTGACGACCGGCGAGGTTCATTCGCTCCTGGTACAATTGCTGGGAATCTTGGTGGCCTTCCTGTGGTCGTTTCTCACGTCTCTGGCGCTCTTTCTCGGAATCAAGTACACGGTCGGCCTGCGGGTGGACCGAGAAACGGAGTTGCGAGGTCTGGATATCACCGAACACGGCTTGTTCGCTTATCCCGAGCAGTTTGTCATCGAGACCGGTCCTACAGAGGTGGTTGGGAATCTGGGAAAATGA
- the xerD gene encoding site-specific tyrosine recombinase XerD, producing MSPARRKLTPQRPDSQRLTIAWQDAFAHYLSAECHLAENTVKAYARDIRRFTEWLGGRSIASLGIQDLSDYVGWLHERGLAPTSLARHLVSLRLFLRYLQLEGILQHNHAELLNSPQVWERVPSVLSPQQVEALLASPRPYDKCFLRNRAILEFLYATGCRVSEVAQLKLEDVHLNDRYCICRGKGNKQRVVPLGQRAIEAFEYYMARERPLLVKNVVPSPPWAFVSYRGKRLRRERIWELLKFYALRAGLPPDISPHTLRHSFATHLLAGGADLRVVQEMLGHASIATTQIYTHVDYTRLKAIHKRFHPRG from the coding sequence ATGAGCCCCGCACGGAGAAAGCTGACTCCCCAGCGTCCCGACTCTCAGCGTCTCACCATAGCTTGGCAGGACGCCTTCGCTCACTATCTGTCGGCCGAATGCCACCTCGCAGAGAATACCGTGAAAGCCTACGCCCGGGATATTCGCCGGTTCACCGAATGGCTGGGCGGGCGGAGTATCGCTTCGCTCGGCATTCAGGACCTCTCGGACTATGTGGGCTGGCTGCATGAGCGGGGTTTGGCCCCGACCTCCCTCGCTCGGCATCTCGTTTCCCTGCGTCTTTTCCTCCGCTACTTGCAACTGGAAGGGATTCTTCAGCACAATCACGCCGAGCTGCTCAACAGTCCTCAAGTCTGGGAGCGGGTGCCCAGCGTGCTTTCTCCTCAACAGGTTGAGGCGTTACTGGCCAGTCCCCGGCCCTATGACAAGTGTTTCCTGCGCAATCGGGCCATCCTGGAATTCCTCTACGCGACAGGCTGCCGGGTGAGCGAAGTCGCCCAGCTCAAACTGGAGGACGTTCACCTGAACGATAGATACTGCATCTGTCGGGGCAAAGGCAATAAGCAGCGGGTGGTCCCGCTGGGGCAGCGGGCCATCGAAGCCTTTGAGTATTACATGGCACGTGAGCGTCCCCTCCTGGTTAAGAATGTCGTGCCCTCCCCTCCCTGGGCCTTTGTATCATACCGGGGGAAGCGGCTTCGCCGTGAGCGTATTTGGGAGCTTCTCAAGTTCTACGCCCTTCGGGCAGGTCTGCCACCGGATATTAGTCCTCACACGCTGCGGCACAGTTTCGCCACCCACCTTCTCGCCGGGGGTGCCGACCTCCGCGTCGTCCAGGAAATGCTTGGACATGCCTCGATCGCTACCACACAGATCTACACGCACGTCGATTACACACGCCTGAAGGCGATTCACAAACGCTTCCATCCGCGGGGTTGA
- a CDS encoding P-II family nitrogen regulator, which translates to MKKIEAIIRHFKLEDVKAALTKEGIQGMTVTEVRGFGRQKGHTEIYRGAEYSVDLVPKVKIEVVVPDADLDRVIDTIIQSAYTGQVGDGKIFVSEVAQAVRIRTRETGDQALK; encoded by the coding sequence ATGAAAAAGATCGAAGCGATTATCCGACATTTCAAGCTTGAAGACGTCAAAGCGGCCTTGACCAAGGAAGGAATTCAGGGGATGACGGTCACGGAAGTCAGAGGCTTTGGGCGTCAGAAGGGCCATACCGAAATCTACCGCGGGGCGGAATACAGCGTCGATCTTGTCCCCAAAGTTAAGATCGAAGTGGTGGTGCCGGACGCTGATCTGGACAGGGTGATCGATACGATCATTCAGTCTGCTTACACGGGCCAGGTGGGCGACGGTAAGATTTTTGTGAGCGAAGTCGCTCAGGCGGTCAGAATCCGCACCCGGGAGACCGGTGACCAGGCACTTAAATGA
- a CDS encoding HD domain-containing protein, giving the protein MSVGRRLAALWESVVTRMWAHEWEVAGADEKSTGGYALLALGGFGRSIVAPYSDIDLLLFTPGRASPVLRTVSAGFYRDVFDLGWQVGFSAHTSRTVTRHILKDPQFLTAVLQARLLCGDLDVFRHFHQLLERTVRRYGDQLLKDVVRARDVERERYGQTVYILQPNVKRSPGGLRDLQLVHWVQRFGELGVELSEVATLDSEDAAALSEAEDFLWAVRQWLHWRAGRAHDALTRSDQWQLATTWGYSGEHNLLPAEVFMRDYFRKTEHVFAVAQRFSECARSSQRRRNFLVTWSQNGYLVERGESLVITAAGQEALARGWEVLLELLETSQRVNRPLDWTVWDTIRRHVCALSSPIPPEIFRRFAGLFESPHQLAHVLRGLHKVRLLERFIPAFEHTRGLLQFNQYHHYTVDEHSLRAVEAATALADTSGLLGDTYRRIAQKKILHLALLLHDLGKGLGSDHCETGRAIAREVGERLALSDEEQNVLEYLVGSHLRMNHLSLRRDISDEQLVVQFATEVGSPEILQMLYVLTAADLMAVSPDNWTAWKADLLAELFQRTARYISDSGDIILRENDLEDRRRAVACALGEDARKPFFSRQLAELPGGLLLAEDVTSVVSDLRWLASLGDTPVDIRVQYRPDSDTLLWNIATRENVARGVFHRLTGALSSQGLEILAAQIYTLADGWILDKYVVRDPNYQGEPPPERIDEINEVIRQSLTQPEFQPVFVRRWEVGRQALAGVPPARVRVEFDNHSHSEFTIIEIFANDRPGLLYEVSRFLYQEKCFIWRAKIGTFLDQVVDVFYVTDQEGQKIVSSEKLGHMRSGLLAVIQ; this is encoded by the coding sequence GTGTCGGTGGGACGCCGACTGGCGGCGCTCTGGGAGAGCGTGGTCACCAGGATGTGGGCCCACGAATGGGAGGTGGCCGGCGCCGACGAAAAATCCACGGGCGGCTATGCGCTGTTGGCTCTGGGGGGATTCGGCCGGAGTATCGTTGCACCCTACTCGGATATCGACCTTTTGCTCTTCACACCTGGTCGCGCATCGCCTGTTCTGCGGACTGTTTCTGCCGGTTTCTACCGGGACGTATTCGACCTGGGTTGGCAGGTCGGGTTCTCTGCCCATACTAGCAGAACGGTTACTCGCCACATTCTGAAAGATCCTCAGTTTCTCACGGCCGTGCTCCAGGCCCGATTGCTCTGCGGAGATCTCGACGTTTTCCGGCACTTTCACCAGCTGCTGGAACGAACTGTCCGGCGGTATGGGGACCAGCTTCTTAAGGACGTGGTGCGGGCACGAGATGTCGAACGGGAACGATACGGGCAGACGGTGTACATTCTTCAGCCAAATGTCAAGCGTTCCCCCGGGGGGCTACGCGATCTGCAACTGGTTCACTGGGTGCAGCGGTTCGGGGAACTGGGAGTCGAACTCTCCGAGGTGGCCACATTGGACTCCGAGGACGCGGCAGCTCTGAGTGAGGCGGAAGACTTTCTCTGGGCCGTCCGGCAGTGGCTGCACTGGCGTGCGGGGAGAGCTCATGACGCTCTCACGCGAAGTGATCAGTGGCAACTGGCAACGACGTGGGGCTATTCCGGAGAACACAACCTTCTCCCTGCGGAGGTTTTCATGCGGGACTACTTCCGTAAGACCGAGCACGTATTCGCTGTGGCCCAGCGTTTTTCCGAATGTGCCCGGTCGTCTCAACGAAGACGAAACTTCCTGGTAACCTGGTCCCAGAACGGCTATCTTGTAGAACGTGGTGAGTCCCTCGTGATCACGGCGGCAGGCCAGGAGGCGCTTGCTCGGGGCTGGGAAGTGCTCTTGGAACTCCTGGAAACCAGCCAGCGTGTGAATCGGCCGTTGGACTGGACGGTCTGGGACACCATCCGTCGCCATGTGTGCGCTCTGAGCAGCCCGATTCCACCGGAGATTTTCCGTCGCTTCGCAGGGCTTTTTGAATCTCCACACCAGCTTGCTCATGTTCTGCGAGGTCTTCATAAGGTACGATTGCTCGAGCGATTTATCCCGGCGTTCGAACATACGCGGGGCCTGCTCCAGTTCAATCAGTACCATCATTACACGGTGGATGAACACAGTCTCCGGGCAGTGGAAGCAGCAACCGCCCTGGCGGATACCTCCGGATTACTAGGGGATACTTATCGGCGGATTGCCCAGAAGAAAATCCTTCATCTCGCGCTCCTCCTGCATGATTTGGGCAAAGGGCTAGGCTCCGATCATTGCGAAACGGGTCGCGCTATTGCGCGGGAGGTAGGAGAACGTCTGGCTCTTTCCGATGAGGAGCAGAATGTCCTGGAGTATCTGGTTGGCTCTCACCTGCGGATGAATCATCTCTCATTACGCCGCGACATCAGCGATGAGCAGCTTGTTGTCCAGTTTGCCACGGAAGTGGGATCGCCAGAGATTCTTCAGATGCTGTACGTGCTCACGGCAGCGGACCTTATGGCGGTGTCTCCGGACAATTGGACGGCGTGGAAGGCAGATCTCCTGGCAGAGCTATTTCAGAGGACAGCGCGGTACATCTCCGACTCGGGTGACATTATTCTTCGGGAAAATGATCTGGAAGACCGCCGTCGGGCCGTTGCCTGTGCATTGGGTGAGGATGCCCGTAAGCCGTTTTTCAGCCGACAATTGGCGGAACTGCCGGGAGGACTGCTTCTTGCTGAAGATGTGACGAGCGTGGTTTCCGATCTGCGATGGCTGGCTTCGCTGGGTGATACGCCAGTTGATATTCGAGTTCAGTATCGTCCCGATAGCGACACTCTGTTATGGAATATCGCCACTCGGGAAAACGTGGCACGCGGTGTTTTTCACAGGTTGACGGGGGCGTTATCGAGCCAGGGGCTGGAAATCCTTGCCGCCCAGATTTATACCCTGGCCGACGGGTGGATTCTAGACAAATATGTTGTTCGTGATCCGAATTATCAGGGTGAACCACCTCCGGAGCGCATCGACGAAATTAACGAGGTTATTCGCCAGTCACTCACCCAACCGGAATTTCAGCCGGTCTTCGTTCGGCGGTGGGAGGTGGGTCGGCAGGCCCTGGCCGGTGTTCCTCCCGCACGAGTTCGCGTTGAATTCGACAATCATTCCCATTCTGAATTCACGATCATTGAGATTTTCGCCAACGACCGCCCTGGACTACTCTACGAAGTCTCGAGGTTTCTTTACCAGGAGAAGTGCTTCATCTGGCGAGCGAAAATCGGAACATTTCTCGATCAGGTGGTGGACGTGTTCTACGTGACCGATCAGGAGGGGCAAAAGATCGTTTCCAGTGAAAAGCTGGGACACATGCGGAGCGGGCTACTGGCAGTGATCCAGTGA
- a CDS encoding cob(I)yrinic acid a,c-diamide adenosyltransferase produces MGAKIYTRSGDSGETGLYRGPRVGKDCLRIETCGTIDELNSAIGLIRAERIPPRADALLATIQNWLFELGAEVATPDPQRQGTQYITPEYVRELEEAIDQLDAELPPLDRFILPGGERAGALTHFARAVCRRAERRLVALVREGLELGTPLSPVVLAFINRLGDFLFVLARWLNHQAGVVEHPWEPPPRKA; encoded by the coding sequence ATGGGAGCCAAAATCTACACACGCTCGGGAGATTCCGGCGAGACCGGTCTTTACCGAGGTCCACGCGTGGGAAAGGATTGCTTGCGGATCGAGACCTGTGGGACCATCGATGAACTCAACTCTGCGATCGGACTTATTCGAGCAGAGAGGATCCCCCCACGTGCGGACGCGCTTTTAGCCACAATCCAGAACTGGCTTTTTGAGCTGGGAGCCGAGGTCGCGACTCCTGATCCCCAGCGTCAGGGCACGCAATATATCACGCCGGAATATGTCCGCGAGCTCGAGGAAGCCATCGATCAGCTCGACGCCGAACTACCGCCCCTCGATCGGTTTATTTTGCCGGGGGGAGAGCGTGCGGGAGCGCTGACGCATTTTGCCCGGGCTGTGTGCCGGCGAGCCGAGAGGCGTTTGGTTGCCCTCGTTCGGGAAGGGCTCGAATTGGGAACGCCGCTTTCGCCGGTTGTGCTGGCATTCATCAATCGTCTCGGTGATTTTCTCTTCGTGCTGGCCCGGTGGCTCAATCACCAGGCGGGCGTGGTGGAACATCCCTGGGAACCACCCCCGCGAAAAGCATGA
- a CDS encoding transglutaminase-like domain-containing protein has translation MRNRAEKPPRGMPTAIKNWCGRVVGEPRPWVFLMMICLLIEVIPVGCVGQAQPSAASARTAQTPAGSKPSQQARELWYLQSLFGETVGYERISVRSVDDPSPAFRKVEGEVVLRVKRMGTPVSVVTRYRALETCEGHPREFTVTVEQGKALAEYRGRVDGKQLVVETIVAGRTAQQTFDLPKDCRGFLGLQDCLWEKPMQPHEVREFSCLMLGVNGVCWAKAHSRDFEVIQLPEGKSRVLRIEITYTLPGKQRIEQTVWVDSSGTIVKQRMDSPPVDAVLVTRERALQERFSSLDLIEDIRIPARAPEDLRGARRAVYHIKGQIEGLAELLASGTNQQVRPLAEGVVELTVTLRRPRGITGSCAEQATRDEMEPNLWIQSDASQIRTIAESFAKNANEPSELAVALERYVFQTVKNRDYNQTFLSALDVLNTKEGDCTEHAVLLAALARACNIPSRVAVGLVHHRDAFYYHMWTELLVNGCWIGFDATRGYGGIDVGYIKFGHDSLAGADAMAAFLPMTKLLGQIRIEIVKLERD, from the coding sequence ATGCGTAATCGTGCTGAGAAACCGCCGCGCGGAATGCCCACTGCAATCAAGAATTGGTGCGGTCGCGTTGTAGGGGAACCCAGGCCGTGGGTTTTCCTCATGATGATTTGCCTGTTGATTGAAGTAATCCCCGTCGGGTGCGTCGGCCAGGCCCAGCCCTCGGCGGCATCAGCCAGGACCGCACAGACTCCGGCAGGTTCGAAACCCTCTCAACAGGCGCGGGAGTTGTGGTATTTGCAATCGCTGTTTGGCGAGACTGTTGGTTACGAGCGAATTTCCGTGCGATCCGTGGACGATCCATCGCCGGCCTTTCGCAAGGTAGAAGGAGAAGTGGTGCTCCGCGTGAAGAGAATGGGAACCCCGGTTTCGGTAGTGACGCGGTACCGAGCCCTGGAAACGTGTGAGGGTCATCCCCGCGAGTTCACAGTCACGGTCGAACAGGGCAAAGCCCTCGCGGAATACCGCGGTCGAGTTGATGGCAAGCAACTGGTGGTGGAAACGATCGTGGCGGGAAGAACGGCTCAACAAACTTTTGATCTTCCGAAGGACTGCCGAGGCTTTCTGGGACTTCAAGACTGCCTTTGGGAAAAACCCATGCAGCCCCACGAAGTCCGGGAGTTTTCCTGCCTTATGCTGGGAGTGAACGGAGTGTGCTGGGCGAAGGCCCACTCCCGCGATTTCGAGGTCATTCAGCTTCCGGAAGGTAAATCCCGAGTTCTCCGGATAGAAATTACGTACACGTTGCCAGGCAAACAAAGAATAGAACAGACTGTTTGGGTCGATTCCTCAGGCACGATTGTCAAACAGCGGATGGACTCCCCTCCGGTGGATGCTGTCCTTGTGACCAGGGAGCGTGCTTTACAGGAAAGGTTTTCTTCTTTGGACCTCATTGAGGACATTCGCATTCCAGCTCGTGCGCCGGAAGATTTGAGAGGAGCACGTCGCGCAGTGTATCACATAAAGGGGCAGATCGAAGGACTCGCCGAACTTTTGGCGAGTGGAACCAATCAGCAGGTCCGACCGTTAGCCGAAGGTGTTGTGGAGTTAACGGTGACACTTCGGCGGCCCCGCGGTATCACGGGAAGTTGTGCTGAGCAGGCGACGCGTGACGAGATGGAGCCCAATTTATGGATTCAATCCGATGCATCCCAAATCCGTACCATTGCCGAATCATTTGCTAAAAATGCCAACGAACCTTCCGAGTTGGCTGTCGCGTTGGAGCGCTATGTCTTCCAAACTGTGAAGAACCGAGATTACAATCAAACGTTTCTTTCCGCACTCGATGTGCTGAACACGAAAGAGGGTGATTGCACGGAGCACGCCGTGTTGCTGGCCGCGCTGGCCCGGGCCTGTAATATTCCATCGCGGGTGGCAGTGGGGCTCGTGCACCACCGGGATGCGTTTTATTACCACATGTGGACGGAATTACTTGTTAATGGTTGCTGGATAGGTTTCGACGCCACGAGGGGGTATGGAGGCATTGATGTCGGCTATATCAAATTCGGACATGATTCACTGGCCGGGGCCGACGCCATGGCTGCCTTTCTGCCCATGACGAAACTTCTTGGTCAAATCAGGATCGAGATTGTCAAACTGGAGCGTGACTGA